A stretch of DNA from candidate division TA06 bacterium:
GGTCCCTTTCCTTTCCCCATTCTCGTCTCAGCCGGCTTTTTTGTCACCGGCTTATCCGGGAAGATTCTTATCCACATCTTTCCCGAGCGCTGCACAGATCTCGAGATAGCCACCCTGGCCGACTCTATCTGCCTTGCAGTAATCCATGCGGCCTCCAAGGCCTGCAGCCCATAGTCGCCAAAGTCGACTTTGTTGCAGCGGGTTGCCTTCCCCCGTCTTCTCCCCCGTTGCTGTTTCCTGTACTTGGTTCTCTTGGGCATCAACATCTTCAAGTTCCTTCAAAAAGGATTCTTCTTACTCAAGGGAGACCATGTCCCGGCCCTCTGGGCTCTGTCCTAAACGCTTCCTCCTCTTCTGACCTTCCCAGCACCTCTCCCATAAAGATCCAGACTTTCACACCTATCGTC
This window harbors:
- the rplP gene encoding 50S ribosomal protein L16, encoding MLMPKRTKYRKQQRGRRRGKATRCNKVDFGDYGLQALEAAWITARQIESARVAISRSVQRSGKMWIRIFPDKPVTKKPAETRMGKGKGPPEFWVCVVKPGRMLFELEGVNADQAKQAFKLAAAKLPIKTQLVVRG